From Xiphophorus couchianus chromosome 4, X_couchianus-1.0, whole genome shotgun sequence, a single genomic window includes:
- the LOC114143348 gene encoding Golgi apparatus protein 1-like isoform X1, with amino-acid sequence MAAQSRSPPLLLLVSTLCLWSSVTVLGLKVANSPAETPKQSDVRAVDHPDRNAPVAAAAGASQPRRASGWKLAEEAACREDLTRLCPKQTWSNNLAVLECLQDRREEIELAPDCNHLLWNYKLNLTTDPKFESVATEVCRSTIAEIKECNEEERGRGYLVSCLVDHRGNISEYQCNQYITKITSIIFSDYRLICGFMDKCKEDINSLRCGSINVGQKDTHSQGEVISCLERALVRQAELQERVHPIKEECQKAILRVAELSSDDFHLDRHLYFACRDDRERFCQNVQAGEGKVYKCLFNHKFEEAMSEKCRDALTTRQKLISQDYRVSYSLAKACKLDLRKQRCSLDSSLPRAREARLSYLLLCLEAAVHRGRPVSGECQGEMLDFRRMLMEDFSLSPEIVLHCRTEIEAQCSGLHRKGRTLHCLMRLGRGDRSSAIDSVCQSALQTLIQSADPGADYRIDRALNEACESVIQTACKHIRSGDPMILSCLMEHLYTEKMVGDCEHRLLELQYFISRDWKLDPILYRKCQGDAARLCHTLGWNETSELMPPGAVFSCLYRHAYRTEEQGRRVRPNMQLSRDCKVEVQRILHQRALDVKLDPELQKRCMTDLGKWCSDKTDTGQELECLQEHLEDLVSSCREVVGNLTELESEDIQIDALLIRACEPVIQAHCHDVADNQIDTGDLMECLVQNKHQKEMNEKCAVGVTHFQLIQMKDFRFSYKFKMACKEDVLRLCPNIKKKVDVVICLSTTVRNDTLQEVREQRVSLKCRKQLRVEELEMSEDIRLEPELYEPCKSDISRLCPNVAFGNAQMIECLKEQKKQLSQRCHQRIFKLQEVEMSDPELDYQLMRVCKQMIKRFCTEADARNVLQCLKQNKNSELMDPKCKQMITKRQITQNTDYRLNPVLRKACRADIPKFCQSILNKASEDSELEGQIIACLKLKYADQRLSPDCEDQIRVILQESALDYRLDPQLQMHCSDEISRLCAEEAAAQEQTGQVEECLKGNLLKIKQEACKKEVLNMLKESKADIFVDPVLHTACALDLKHHCAAITPGRGRQMSCLMEALQDKRIRLQPECKKRLQDRIDMWSYAAKVAPAEGFSDLAVQVMTSPSKNYILLVMALSVCVLFLVGLLCGRITKRVTRELKDR; translated from the exons ATGGCGGCTCAGAGTCGCTCTCCGCCGCTGCTTCTGCTCGTCTCCACACTGTGTCTCTGGAGCTCGGTAACCGTCCTGGGCCTGAAGGTGGCGAACTCCCCGGCCGAGACGCCCAAACAATCCGATGTCAGAGCCGTCGACCATCCGGATAGGAATGCACCTGTCGCCGCTGCCGCCGGGGCCTCTCAGCCGCGAAGGGCGAGCGGCTGGAAGCTGGCGGAGGAGGCGGCCTGCCGGGAGGACCTGACCCGCCTGTGCCCCAAGCAGACCTGGTCAAACAACCTGGCCGTTCTGGAGTGCCTTCAGGACCGCAGAGAG GAAATTGAGCTCGCACCCGACTGCAATCAT CTTCTGTGGAATTACAAACTGAACCTGACGACCGATCCAAAGTTTGAGTCTGTGGCCACGGAGGTCTGCCGGAGCACCATCGCTGAG ATAAAGGAGTGTAACGAGGAGGAGCGAGGGCGGGGATACCTGGTGTCCTGCCTGGTGGATCACAGAGGCAACATCAGCGAGTACCAGTGCAACCAGTACATCACCAAGATCACCAGCATCATCTTCAGTGACTACAGGCTCATCTGTGGCTTCATGGATAAATGCAAAGAGGATATAAACAGCCTGCGCTGCGGGAGCATCAACGTAGGACAAAAG GATACGCACTCGCAGGGCGAGGTGATCTCCTGCCTGGAGAGGGCGCTGGTGAGGCAGGCGGAGCTGCAGGAACGAGTACATCCGATCAAAGAGGAGTGTCAGAAAGCGATCCTCCGGGTGGCGGAGCTGTCGTCTGATGACTTTCACCTCGACAGGCACCTTTACTTCGCCTGCCGAGACGACCGGGAGAGGTTCTGCCAGAAC GTCCAGGCAGGAGAAGGGAAGGTCTACAAGTGTCTGTTCAACCATAAGTTTGAGGAAGCCATGTCCGAAAAG TGCAGAGACGCCCTGACGACCCGACAGAAGCTGATCTCCCAGGATTACAGAGTCAGCTACTCTTTGGCGAAAGCCTGCAAGCTGGACCTGAGGAAGCAGCGCTGCAGCCTGGACAGCAGCCTGCCGCGCGCCCGCGAGGCGCGGCTGTCCTACCTGCTGCTGTGCCTGGAGGCTGCCGTGCACCGAG GCCGTCCGGTGAGCGGCGAGTGTCAGGGGGAGATGCTGGACTTCCGGCGGATGCTGATGGAGGATTTCTCCTTGAGCCCGGAGATCGTCCTTCACTGCCGGACGGAGATCGAGGCCCAGTGCTCCGGTTTGCACCGTAAGGGCCGGACGCTGCACTGCTTGATGCGACTCGGCCGAGGCGACCGCAGCAGCGCCATCGACAGCGTCTGCCAGAGCGCA CTGCAAACTCTGATCCAGTCTGCGGATCCTGGAGCCGATTACCGGATCGACAGAGCGCTGAACGAGGCCTGTGAATCCGTCATCCAGACCGCCTGCAAACACATCCGCAGCGGAGACCCAAT gaTCCTCTCCTGCCTGATGGAGCATCTGTACACAGAGAAGATGGTGGGCGACTGTGAGCATCGCCTGCTGGAGCTGCAGTATTTCATATCCAGAGACTGGAA attGGACCCGATCCTGTACAGGAAGTGTCAGGGCGACGCGGCCCGACTGTGTCACACCCTCGGCTGGAACGAGACGAGCGAGCTGATGCCGCCAGGCGCCGTTTTCTCCTGCCTGTACCGCCACGCTTACCGCACAGAGGAGCAGGGTCGCCGG GTGAGACCAAATATGCAG ttgtCTCGGGACTGTAAAGTGGAGGTTCAGAGGAttctccaccagagggcgctggACGTGAAGCTGGACCCAGAGCTGCAGAAGCGCTGCATGACCGACCTGGGCAAGTGGTGCAGCGACAAGACGGACACGGGACAG gAGCTGGAGTGTCTGCAGGAGCATTTGGAGGACCTGGTGTCCAGCTGCAGGGAGGTTGTCGGCAACCTGACGGAGCTGGagtcagag gacaTCCAGATCGACGCCCTGCTGATCAGAGCCTGTGAGCCTGTCATCCAGGCGCACTGCCAT GACGTAGCTGATAACCAGATCGATACAGGAGATCTGATGGAGTGTTTGGTCCAGAATAAACACCAGAAAGAGATGAACGAAAAGTGTGCAGTCGGCGTCACACACTTCCAGCTG ATTCAAATGAAGGATTTCCGTTTCTCCTACAAGTTCAAGATGGCCTGCAAGGAGGACGTTCTGCGCTTGTGTCCCAATATTAAAAAGAA GGTGGACGTTGTAATTTGTCTCAGCACCACAGTGAGGAACGACACGCTGCAGGAGGTCAGAGAGCAGCGAGTGTCTCTGAAATGTCGCAAGCAGCTGCGGGTGGAGGAGTTGGAGATG TCTGAAGACATTCGGCTGGAACCGGAGCTGTACGAACCCTGCAAGTCCGACATCAGCCGCCTGTGTCCCAACGTGGCGTTCGGAAACGCTCAG ATGATCGAGTgtctgaaggagcagaagaAGCAGCTGAGTCAGCGCTGCCACCAGAGGATCTTCAAGCTGCAGGAGGTGGAGATGAGCGACCCGGAGCTCGACTACCAGCTCATGAGAGTCTGCAAGCAGATGATCAAG CGTTTCTGCACTGAAGCGGATGCCAGGAACGTCCTGCAGTGCCTGAAGCAGAACAAGAACAGCGAGCTGATGGATCCCAAGTGTAAGCAGATGATCACTAAGAGGCAGATCACCCAGAACACTG ACTACAGACTGAACCCGGTGCTGAGGAAAGCCTGCCGAGCCGACATCCCCAAGTTCTGCCAGTCCATCCTGAACAAAGCCAGCGAGGACAGCGAGCTGGAGGGTCAGATCATCGCCTGCCTCAAACTCAAATACGCCGACCAG AGGTTGTCTCCAGATTGTGAAGACCAGATCAGGGTGATTCTCCAGGAGTCAGCGCTTGACTACAGATTGGACCCACAGCTGCAGATGCACTGCTCTGACGAG atCTCCAGATTGTGCGCAGAGGAGGCGGCTGCTCAGGAGCAAACCGGGCAGGTGGAGGAATGTCTGAAAGGAAACCTGCTGAAGATCAAACAGGAAGCCTGCAAAAAG GAGGTGCTGAACATGCTGAAGGAGAGCAAGGCGGACATATTTGTTGACCCGGTTCTCCACACGGCCTGCGCCCTGGACCTCAAACACCACTGCGCCGCCATCACACCGGGCAGGGGCCGAC AGATGTCGTGTCTGATGGAGGCGCTGCAGGATAAGAGGATCCGACTGCAGCCCGAGTGCAAGAAGAGACTTCAAGACCGCATCGACATGTGGAGCTACGCCGCCAAG GTGGCGCCAGCTGAGGGCTTCTCGGACCTGGCCGTGCAGGTGATGACGTCGCCTTCTAAGAACTACATCCTGCTGGTGATGGCGCTGAGCGTGTGCGTCCTGTTCCTGGTGGGGCTGCTGTGCGGCCGCATCACCAAGCGAGTGACCCGGGAGCTGAAGGACCGGTAG
- the LOC114143348 gene encoding Golgi apparatus protein 1-like isoform X2 has translation MAAQSRSPPLLLLVSTLCLWSSVTVLGLKVANSPAETPKQSDVRAVDHPDRNAPVAAAAGASQPRRASGWKLAEEAACREDLTRLCPKQTWSNNLAVLECLQDRREEIELAPDCNHLLWNYKLNLTTDPKFESVATEVCRSTIAEIKECNEEERGRGYLVSCLVDHRGNISEYQCNQYITKITSIIFSDYRLICGFMDKCKEDINSLRCGSINVGQKDTHSQGEVISCLERALVRQAELQERVHPIKEECQKAILRVAELSSDDFHLDRHLYFACRDDRERFCQNVQAGEGKVYKCLFNHKFEEAMSEKCRDALTTRQKLISQDYRVSYSLAKACKLDLRKQRCSLDSSLPRAREARLSYLLLCLEAAVHRGRPVSGECQGEMLDFRRMLMEDFSLSPEIVLHCRTEIEAQCSGLHRKGRTLHCLMRLGRGDRSSAIDSVCQSALQTLIQSADPGADYRIDRALNEACESVIQTACKHIRSGDPMILSCLMEHLYTEKMVGDCEHRLLELQYFISRDWKLDPILYRKCQGDAARLCHTLGWNETSELMPPGAVFSCLYRHAYRTEEQGRRLSRDCKVEVQRILHQRALDVKLDPELQKRCMTDLGKWCSDKTDTGQELECLQEHLEDLVSSCREVVGNLTELESEDIQIDALLIRACEPVIQAHCHDVADNQIDTGDLMECLVQNKHQKEMNEKCAVGVTHFQLIQMKDFRFSYKFKMACKEDVLRLCPNIKKKVDVVICLSTTVRNDTLQEVREQRVSLKCRKQLRVEELEMSEDIRLEPELYEPCKSDISRLCPNVAFGNAQMIECLKEQKKQLSQRCHQRIFKLQEVEMSDPELDYQLMRVCKQMIKRFCTEADARNVLQCLKQNKNSELMDPKCKQMITKRQITQNTDYRLNPVLRKACRADIPKFCQSILNKASEDSELEGQIIACLKLKYADQRLSPDCEDQIRVILQESALDYRLDPQLQMHCSDEISRLCAEEAAAQEQTGQVEECLKGNLLKIKQEACKKEVLNMLKESKADIFVDPVLHTACALDLKHHCAAITPGRGRQMSCLMEALQDKRIRLQPECKKRLQDRIDMWSYAAKVAPAEGFSDLAVQVMTSPSKNYILLVMALSVCVLFLVGLLCGRITKRVTRELKDR, from the exons ATGGCGGCTCAGAGTCGCTCTCCGCCGCTGCTTCTGCTCGTCTCCACACTGTGTCTCTGGAGCTCGGTAACCGTCCTGGGCCTGAAGGTGGCGAACTCCCCGGCCGAGACGCCCAAACAATCCGATGTCAGAGCCGTCGACCATCCGGATAGGAATGCACCTGTCGCCGCTGCCGCCGGGGCCTCTCAGCCGCGAAGGGCGAGCGGCTGGAAGCTGGCGGAGGAGGCGGCCTGCCGGGAGGACCTGACCCGCCTGTGCCCCAAGCAGACCTGGTCAAACAACCTGGCCGTTCTGGAGTGCCTTCAGGACCGCAGAGAG GAAATTGAGCTCGCACCCGACTGCAATCAT CTTCTGTGGAATTACAAACTGAACCTGACGACCGATCCAAAGTTTGAGTCTGTGGCCACGGAGGTCTGCCGGAGCACCATCGCTGAG ATAAAGGAGTGTAACGAGGAGGAGCGAGGGCGGGGATACCTGGTGTCCTGCCTGGTGGATCACAGAGGCAACATCAGCGAGTACCAGTGCAACCAGTACATCACCAAGATCACCAGCATCATCTTCAGTGACTACAGGCTCATCTGTGGCTTCATGGATAAATGCAAAGAGGATATAAACAGCCTGCGCTGCGGGAGCATCAACGTAGGACAAAAG GATACGCACTCGCAGGGCGAGGTGATCTCCTGCCTGGAGAGGGCGCTGGTGAGGCAGGCGGAGCTGCAGGAACGAGTACATCCGATCAAAGAGGAGTGTCAGAAAGCGATCCTCCGGGTGGCGGAGCTGTCGTCTGATGACTTTCACCTCGACAGGCACCTTTACTTCGCCTGCCGAGACGACCGGGAGAGGTTCTGCCAGAAC GTCCAGGCAGGAGAAGGGAAGGTCTACAAGTGTCTGTTCAACCATAAGTTTGAGGAAGCCATGTCCGAAAAG TGCAGAGACGCCCTGACGACCCGACAGAAGCTGATCTCCCAGGATTACAGAGTCAGCTACTCTTTGGCGAAAGCCTGCAAGCTGGACCTGAGGAAGCAGCGCTGCAGCCTGGACAGCAGCCTGCCGCGCGCCCGCGAGGCGCGGCTGTCCTACCTGCTGCTGTGCCTGGAGGCTGCCGTGCACCGAG GCCGTCCGGTGAGCGGCGAGTGTCAGGGGGAGATGCTGGACTTCCGGCGGATGCTGATGGAGGATTTCTCCTTGAGCCCGGAGATCGTCCTTCACTGCCGGACGGAGATCGAGGCCCAGTGCTCCGGTTTGCACCGTAAGGGCCGGACGCTGCACTGCTTGATGCGACTCGGCCGAGGCGACCGCAGCAGCGCCATCGACAGCGTCTGCCAGAGCGCA CTGCAAACTCTGATCCAGTCTGCGGATCCTGGAGCCGATTACCGGATCGACAGAGCGCTGAACGAGGCCTGTGAATCCGTCATCCAGACCGCCTGCAAACACATCCGCAGCGGAGACCCAAT gaTCCTCTCCTGCCTGATGGAGCATCTGTACACAGAGAAGATGGTGGGCGACTGTGAGCATCGCCTGCTGGAGCTGCAGTATTTCATATCCAGAGACTGGAA attGGACCCGATCCTGTACAGGAAGTGTCAGGGCGACGCGGCCCGACTGTGTCACACCCTCGGCTGGAACGAGACGAGCGAGCTGATGCCGCCAGGCGCCGTTTTCTCCTGCCTGTACCGCCACGCTTACCGCACAGAGGAGCAGGGTCGCCGG ttgtCTCGGGACTGTAAAGTGGAGGTTCAGAGGAttctccaccagagggcgctggACGTGAAGCTGGACCCAGAGCTGCAGAAGCGCTGCATGACCGACCTGGGCAAGTGGTGCAGCGACAAGACGGACACGGGACAG gAGCTGGAGTGTCTGCAGGAGCATTTGGAGGACCTGGTGTCCAGCTGCAGGGAGGTTGTCGGCAACCTGACGGAGCTGGagtcagag gacaTCCAGATCGACGCCCTGCTGATCAGAGCCTGTGAGCCTGTCATCCAGGCGCACTGCCAT GACGTAGCTGATAACCAGATCGATACAGGAGATCTGATGGAGTGTTTGGTCCAGAATAAACACCAGAAAGAGATGAACGAAAAGTGTGCAGTCGGCGTCACACACTTCCAGCTG ATTCAAATGAAGGATTTCCGTTTCTCCTACAAGTTCAAGATGGCCTGCAAGGAGGACGTTCTGCGCTTGTGTCCCAATATTAAAAAGAA GGTGGACGTTGTAATTTGTCTCAGCACCACAGTGAGGAACGACACGCTGCAGGAGGTCAGAGAGCAGCGAGTGTCTCTGAAATGTCGCAAGCAGCTGCGGGTGGAGGAGTTGGAGATG TCTGAAGACATTCGGCTGGAACCGGAGCTGTACGAACCCTGCAAGTCCGACATCAGCCGCCTGTGTCCCAACGTGGCGTTCGGAAACGCTCAG ATGATCGAGTgtctgaaggagcagaagaAGCAGCTGAGTCAGCGCTGCCACCAGAGGATCTTCAAGCTGCAGGAGGTGGAGATGAGCGACCCGGAGCTCGACTACCAGCTCATGAGAGTCTGCAAGCAGATGATCAAG CGTTTCTGCACTGAAGCGGATGCCAGGAACGTCCTGCAGTGCCTGAAGCAGAACAAGAACAGCGAGCTGATGGATCCCAAGTGTAAGCAGATGATCACTAAGAGGCAGATCACCCAGAACACTG ACTACAGACTGAACCCGGTGCTGAGGAAAGCCTGCCGAGCCGACATCCCCAAGTTCTGCCAGTCCATCCTGAACAAAGCCAGCGAGGACAGCGAGCTGGAGGGTCAGATCATCGCCTGCCTCAAACTCAAATACGCCGACCAG AGGTTGTCTCCAGATTGTGAAGACCAGATCAGGGTGATTCTCCAGGAGTCAGCGCTTGACTACAGATTGGACCCACAGCTGCAGATGCACTGCTCTGACGAG atCTCCAGATTGTGCGCAGAGGAGGCGGCTGCTCAGGAGCAAACCGGGCAGGTGGAGGAATGTCTGAAAGGAAACCTGCTGAAGATCAAACAGGAAGCCTGCAAAAAG GAGGTGCTGAACATGCTGAAGGAGAGCAAGGCGGACATATTTGTTGACCCGGTTCTCCACACGGCCTGCGCCCTGGACCTCAAACACCACTGCGCCGCCATCACACCGGGCAGGGGCCGAC AGATGTCGTGTCTGATGGAGGCGCTGCAGGATAAGAGGATCCGACTGCAGCCCGAGTGCAAGAAGAGACTTCAAGACCGCATCGACATGTGGAGCTACGCCGCCAAG GTGGCGCCAGCTGAGGGCTTCTCGGACCTGGCCGTGCAGGTGATGACGTCGCCTTCTAAGAACTACATCCTGCTGGTGATGGCGCTGAGCGTGTGCGTCCTGTTCCTGGTGGGGCTGCTGTGCGGCCGCATCACCAAGCGAGTGACCCGGGAGCTGAAGGACCGGTAG